A single region of the Strigops habroptila isolate Jane chromosome 3, bStrHab1.2.pri, whole genome shotgun sequence genome encodes:
- the LOC115605321 gene encoding acrosin-binding protein-like — MSATWACLVLSVLLGLGFNAGPRGGKTQQLGTPLSDQEYNQFFRFLWTARRASTACLLRTLYGCQYPLVQRLDEYENHGVIPEGPICSELPKSPIFPDFCTFSFYRCTKKKYFIKRIACPGESEAKPGSTRAFNDMSADAMLSSIFSTPPLLPLHPTTTPPSGSSPDKDIVVRAPAPTRKIPTSLPAGMPQSKRMQLNPSDPHATEVRASGQQQGQLPTTDMQDLLLRLQDSQVQSSLQTLQLLTMGKAVPEEELQAAAQELLAALNNVRVSQQASSTDKRHRREK; from the exons ATGTCGGCCACATGGGcttgtctggttttgtctg TGCTTTTGGGTTTGGGCTTCAATGCCGGCCCTCGTGGTGGGAAGACGCAGCAGCTGGGAACACCGCTCTCCGACCAGGAGTATAACCAGTTCTTCAGGTTCCTCTGGACAGCCCGCCgtgccagcactgcctgcctcCTTCGCACGCTGTACGGCTGCCAGTACCCCTTGGTCCAGAGGCTGGATGAGTATGAAAACCATGGAGTCATCCCTGAGG GGCCCATATGCTCTGAACTGCCAAAAAGTCCTATCTTTCCTGACTTCtgcaccttttctttttatcgCTGTActaagaaaaagtatttcattaaG AGGATTGCATGCCCAGGAGAGAGCGAAGCCAAGCCGGGCAGCACACGAGCCTTCAATGACATGAGCGCTGATGCCATGTTGTCCAGCATCTTCAGTACCCCGCCACTTCTCCCCTTACATCCCACAACCACCCCGCCAAGCGGCTCCAGCCCTGACAAGGACATAGTTGTCAGGGCTCCAGCCCCAACAAGGAAGATCCCCACCTCCTTACCTGCAGGCATGCCACAGTCGAAGCGCATGCAACTAAATCCTTCTGACCCACATGCCACAGAGGTGAGAGCCAGTGGCCAGCAGCAAGGACAGCTGCCCACCACTGACATGCAGGATCTCCTCCTGAGGCTACAAGATAGCCAGGTGCAGAGTTCACTGCAGACACTTCAGTTGCTGACCATGGGGAAAGCAGTGCCGGAAGAAGAGTTGCAGGCTGCcgcccaggagctgctggcagcccTGAACAATGTGAGAGTGTCTCAGCAGGCAAGCAGCACTGATAAAAGGCacagaagagagaagtga